A region of the Centropristis striata isolate RG_2023a ecotype Rhode Island chromosome 20, C.striata_1.0, whole genome shotgun sequence genome:
AATCGATCGCAGACCAGAAGAATCTAATATGGTAGAAGACAAGAAATTGGAGAGCATGATGGATTTCACCATTATGTGATCCAGCACAACCAACCGATAGGACCTCTGCATATACAGGGGAAatcttatcttaaaaaatagaagaaaccTTGGATGGGCTAATTCAAATGCCATGCACCACTGATTGGTTGATTATGGGGTGATGGCAATCAACAGTCTATGAAgctaataaatacaaattcaatCAACTTCTCAACACCAATATCTCCCTCAGTCAAAAGTGCAAACACATTAATCAGAGTACATTTATAGGCATGCCATGCAAAACATCTAATTTTCACACGGTTAACACTGTGTGTATTTTCTCAGCTCACTCACATATGTCTTCCCTGCACTAAGCCTAAATTGTTATCTCATTAATTTAATTGCTGGCAAAATAGTTTGCTCTTTGGTTAAAGAGGATTTGATCGCAGGAACGTGAAGGTTGTCTGATAATGGTGCGGGTCACTTGACGACATATACCACCACGCTTGTTTTTACCTGCTGACAGAAAATTTAAGAGATCTCCATCCAAAATCTGTGAAACTGTTTTGCAATTCAGCTGCACGTTGTTTTGATGTGGGTGGCATAGCTTGCAGCCTCCATGGACCAATGTACTTTCCCACaatctctttcttttcattGATGGAGTTGTCCTTCACTATAGAAGTTGTTATGTGTAAGATTCCTTTTCTTGGCTCTCCTGCCCCGCACCAGCTGCCTCATCATGCTGAGCTAAACGCCTTTATTACCCTGCTGATCTTTTGTAGTTGTAGTTCTTTGCATTATTGTCCTTTTTGCCTTCACCCACTCACAGCAAAGTTGCATACTGTGACGTTGTTTGTGGTTGTACCGAGCTAGATAAGATAATTAACTTCTTATTCAACATAGATCAAGCCAGGTTACTATGTACAAACTGAATGAACTGAAAATGAGTCATACTACTTGAAATAAGTCTGAATTATTTGATAAACTAGCTTTATGGAACATGTCCCTTTTTATAATAGCCTATCCCCTCGGTTCATTATATATCTTTAAAGAAAAtagtatatttttgtgtgttaatgagTAATTTAATAATTCTGTACTAATGCATGGCATTCCTGCTGTTATTTATCTTCACTGGCTGAATAAAATAGTTATTTAAGGGTGTTTTAATTGCTTGGCTCACTTGGCTGCACATTGCATGCTACAGTGTCCAGGCCCAAAGTCTTTTGAATTGAATGAAAGTGATAGGCTTGGCAAACATTTTGCCCAGCTGCAATTTGATTGGCTGTTAACCAGATATTGTTGTTGTCATATGCTCGAAGTTGTCAGAagttagtatttattttaaagatgtgATCACCATGATCTATGTAGATTATTCTCTACAGCACAGAAAAACTTTTAAAGAAGAAACACCTGACATTATACACCTATATCAATAAATCAAATATTAttgattaaaattaatattataatgcAAAGACGATAACGTTAGCCAAATAAGAACAATGTTTTAATTTCCAACTCCACCAGAAAAGTAGAAACCCTTAAAAATATTGCAGTAAGTCAAAGCGCTTAAAGGGGCAGTTCACCCAAAAATCAAAATTTCATATTCATCCGCTTAACTATCATGCTATTTGTCTAGATTGTGttcgtgtgagattgtgttgcagtgttggagatattggctgcagagatgtctgccttctgtcaaatataatggaacaaCATTGCATTTTGCctgtggtgctcaaagtgcaagaaaagaaatcatgacccagATTCTCAAGATAATCTGCAGACCTTGTTGTCAGCAGGTTTATGAATGACCTGTActggaaagaaaatagttcctcacaacaaggtcttttcaaatgtcttgtttggcACTAGATGAGCAGAGTGCCATTTAATTCTATTACATCCAAGAGAAGACCCATTTCTTTTTGGCTGATGTCTCCAACACTACAACCTAACAAAGACAATCTAGGTTGATATGCCATTTGGATTTAAGAGTGAACTGcccctttaaaaaatgtaagctTATGGTCATTTGTTTAGCTAATTTACCATTCATTTATGTTAACTTGTCCCTCAGTGACCTGTTCACGATGAACAACTAATAGCACAATGAGTTTCTGTGTTAGGTAGGTAAATTATTGCAggtttaaaatgtgtctgtttaCAATTTTTAAGAGtaacaatactcaccatattgcaggGGTGCTTGCAATTATCGTTTATATTGTCGAACTATATATAGTTCTAATTTAAACAAATCTTTAGTTTGCTCTTAGCAAAAACCAGTGTAAATATTACACAGTGAACACAGTCCTAAGGATAAGTctataaagattaaaaatatcTGCAACTAGTTTGCATAATTGTTGCCCTTTATCttttcttaaaagaaaaaagaatggaAGTAATTTAGTTATAAAATAATTGCACATAAAAGCTCAGTGACATTGAATAATCTAAAAAGGCAGGCAAAGGCCACATTGAAAGCCTCAATGTTAGCAGCACACATCAAAAGTGTAAATGAGAAAGTGTTTGCATAACTAAATtatgctggaaaaaaaacatcaaacgaAGTGGTGTTcagatggataaaaaaaaaaactctcaaaaTGCACGATTTCACCAGTGTGAAGAAAAACATTCTGCAGTTTAAATGGACATACCAACGATTTTAACATGTCTTAGTCCATTATTGACAGCTGGCATCTTTTGAAAAACATGCTGCAatgtttcaagttttttttaagtcagtcTTGGCTTCCATTGGTTTACATTTCACTAATGAATCAAAACTATTTAGTTCACTCTGAATAAAGTGCTGAATTTCCATCTCTGCACTGACATGTTAGTCAAAATGGATGTCACCTTAcatcattaaataaaatggattacgATGTGTCTCATCTTGCTGCGAAGGTTTGCCCCCATTTAAAGCTAAATGTTTACTGGTAGCCCTACACTAACTTGAAATTAACTGTGAATTAGCAGGTGAACTATTTAGTTCAACATCACCACACTGAGCACAAAATAAAGATCAACGGTTACTCTTACACTGTATTCTGTTAACCCCATCAAAAATCTCCTCCCAGTGCACACTATCTGGAATTGTTTCCATTCCCCTTCTGGCTCACCACTCtgactgaaataaaagaaagtggATGAATGGGAATCTATTTAAATGTGTGGAGCAGGCTTGTGACATCTGCTTTGTGCTGCAGATGTCACTGGCTTTGGAATAAGGCACTTACCTCCTCAAGGACATCGGCAAGCTTGCTCAGAGTATCCTCCTGAAGGCCGTGGAATGTGGGAACGCTGCAGGAGAAAGGGTGGGAAAAAGCAATTTTAGTTCAAAGAACAGGTTCATACATATTACATATGTAACTGATGAATTATGTTGTTATTGTCTTTGTCAGAAAAACAAGGTAAAAAGCTGTGTGAATGGCAGCTTATGACTAAAAGCAGACATTTGTTCTATAGTGAACACCATAAATATAAGCCACAGGAACACATAGAAGTCAATAATATGCTATGGCAGTTGGCCTGTATATTGTATTACAGTatgcacatataaatatttcagcATGAACTGGGCAACGTGTCTAGTTACACAGCAGGGAATCAGACCCTAAGGTTGAATACACCAGCATGAAGCTCTAATGTTTGTTCCGTTTGCTTCCCGGCAGCTTCAATGGACGCTATCTGCCTGTTATCAAGCCTACTAAATAAAACTGGCCCAATGTTTATcaaggaggagagaaaataagCCATGTTGGTGAACAAAGGGACTTATCTCTCCATTGCATCTCTCCCTCGCTTTCTGTTTCACCATCACACCCTCTTCCCCCTCATTTTCCATGCtttattacagtaatctaaACCATCTTGTCTTGGCCCCCAACCCAGGCCCTGGCCACTGTGTTGATCCctgtgttgttgcttttttgtcAGAGGCACTAGTAAATCAGCTCTGCAGTGAGCGGATGAAACATACGGAGTTTCAATCCCTTGAGCTGCGAAGCTGTTGACACAAACAAAGAGCTTCTGCTGTAGTAAATTTCCAAGTCAACATCTTAATTGTGTTACAggattttaattaattgtacAAAGGCCAATGGGGAAGTGTGGTTTCACTAATGTGGTGTTTTTGATCATCTGAAACATTCAAAATCATTATAGTCATTGCTTGTGTGATTGTACAGGCTGTACAGGCTCAGTCACTGTTTGTAGTTTACATACGAGAAGTAATGCACTGCGATTCCAAGATAACCCACATAATTGTAAGTTATTTATCATAAAGTTGAATGTTTTCTTAACCAAGTAATTTTGGTAGTTCCTTTTCGCAAttgttcctttttctttttttaacagtgtcgTTACATGTTTAAAAACAGCAACCGTGCGACTGTTTCACAGCATTAAAtacaatgattttattttgtaagattacttattaatagtttattataaAATGTAGGACACAGAGTAAAgcatgagaaaaacaatgaTAAAACCAGCACTCTTTTGATGAAGGGGTTTTATTAATGCTTTCCCATGCTTATTTTCCCGGGCTTTTTCACAAATCGTTGGGCAGATGGCTGTCTGCTGTTATTCCGTGCCTTATAGCTAGACTTTTATGTAAAGTGAAAGGGCCAGAGGGTAGAGTAATAGCCCACAAACCTTTAAAAATATCAATTCACAGCTATATGCATTTTGTGAACCAAGGTGATGTTTGTCAGTTCATTAGACACTAGAATTGCATTGCATATCTTCCTGGAGcaatgtgtgtgagtgatttcaaatacatgctcgaaagaggtaataaaaaaaaaaaggaagcacACTCTCACTTCCCGTATGTTAAACCATGTGGGATTTCAGTTTTTCATCTGTGTTCCTCCTCCACAACTTGTGAGAGCAAATATGTAATCTCACAGCAGCTTAACACCCAGGGACCAGCATGTGTTTGTTCTCAAACCAACTTCAGCTCTTTTATTAGATCTGCTTCTCATAATGTAATTATCTACATATTTTCAATTGACAAATGTTGCTATAAATctgtgacccccccccccccccaccccccccgaTACCTCTTTATAAACCAAACACACCGACTAAGCCCAAACCCAGAACTACGTACATCTATTAAATATTTACTTACTGTTGGACTGTTATATAAGAGCCACTGTGAGGCAAGAGCTGCCATACAGTACATACTCATATACTCAATAGAGATagcaagtattttttttgtcattgcaaTCACTAAAATAGCTACAATCTTAGGACATGAAAGTAAGATCAATAGTGTTTTTTATCCAGTTGTAACTATATTTTTGGCGCTAAATCTCTTTAAGTCTTCATTCATGGTTAAAGGGTACATAGATAAAGAGCAAAAAGAGGCATAGCTGTCCCAAAGATTACAATAAGAGCTTTGCAGTTTTGGAACATCAttcagtgaagtaaaagtaaaaattaaaatgcatgtttatgtgATTATAGATTGATTTACAATAGAGGTTTCtctctctggtttctctctTAAGACCCAAAGCAGTGGAGAGAAATAACAACGTACAAATACATGTATATAAGCATTTAATAATCATTTAGAGCACAGAAGTGTCCATTTTCATACAGAGGAATTTTTCAGTTCAGGTAAACAAACATCATTGTGAGCAAGGATATTCTCTGTGGCTTAACAGACACAGAAACTCAAACATTTACAGAACAACTAATGAGGAGATGTCAAAACACCCGTAATGCTTGACTGACAGGTGATATCTGTTCAGTAAAAAATTTGTCACAGCAAAAAAAGTTTGGTTATGGTATTTGCAACCCAGTGGGTTCTTTTGTTGTTCTGCTCTTGCTAGGGGGTACATGGAACGATTGTAGAGTGGCTCCACTCAattaaaaaagtacaaattaatttgattaaaaaaatatatacacatatccACAAAAACATGTTGCAGTTATGTAAGAGTCTGAGAAAACCTACTTATCAAGATTGCAAAAGTGTAAACAAGTAGCTAAAAGCAATGACTAATAAACAGTTCAACTAATAAGCTTAAAGTaatagataaacagttgaaatactGAGCTAAAAACCCTGactaaacaattaaaataataatcctAAAGTTATAAAGATATGATTAATATAGTTATCTAAAAGTCGACCAGTGGATTCAAAGTTGAGAAAGCTAATGAATGGTTACAATACTTAGCTAAAAGTACTGAAACAGTTCAAATGGTTAGCATCACTTACCTTAATGACTAAACAGTTGATACAGCTATAACTATCAGACAAGAAGCTGAAACATTAGCTGAAGTGAAGACAATTTAAAAGCTAAAGTCACAGCAGATATAGGTTATATAGTGAGCTTAAACTATTGGATAAGCAGCTGAAGGAGTTTGTTAAAAGTAGCCTACTGACTTAACAGTTCAAATACTTTGCCTAATGAAATTGAGAAACCGTTAAATAATTAGCTTAAAGTATTGGTTGGTTGAAATAGTTGTCTGGTAACAGTTTAAATTGTTAGTTTTATACATTTGGAACACAGATTGAATCAATCAGGGTTACATGAGTTCATCTGAGAAGGTTCTGGAGGTACCTAAGACCACTGAGTGAGCTCTGTCGATTTGAGTTTAAGAACTCAGCAGTGACTCCAAAATAAGGAAACTGGAGTCCAGCATAGAGAGGCTCAGTGAATGATGTCTTgactctgtggaggagagtCAGGGTGTCAGAGatgctgtagaaggacagaatacctgcgctgtgatccaggtacactccTATTCTGGAGGACACAGGACCTGAGACAGGAGTGTGGACAGTGTTGTACAAGAAggtacaattttttttctgacaacaTAACACCCAAGATTTGCCATTAAGTCCATACCTACGATCACTCCAGCTCTTGGTTTTGCTGATATTCTGGTATGCGACCACTATGTGAACTCCCTCCCCGctccactccacctcccagtaacaacgtccagtcagactctctTTACTCAGGACCTGAAACCATCCAAGGAAGCTGTCTCGGTCTTTAAAATTACACTGCTGTTGTGTCTCCACTGTtgcttttctgtttctctcagaTAAAATTAGACATTTGTCAGCTGTGTTTGGATTCAGTGTGATTtcacatgaatattttaataattcagCTCTCCCTGTAGGTGAGACATTGTGTCTGACTTTGGATGCAGCCGCTGTCAATTTCTCACGCTGATCTTCCTGTAGTTTGTGTGTGACTTCTGACATAGCCACTGTCCATTTGTCACTCAGAACTTTctgcagtttgtctctgactTGTGACACGGCTGCTGTCACATTCTCAAAGTAGCGCAGAGGTTGCGTATTGATGCTTGAGGAGAGTGTAGATTGACCGAGTTGTGGCAGTGACGGGCAGTTTTGTAGAAACTGGTTGTGatcctctgtgtgtgagagcttCTCCAGCTCAgcgtctttcctcttcagctcagTGATCTCCTGCTCCAGCGTCTCCTGAAGCTCTTT
Encoded here:
- the LOC131993340 gene encoding tripartite motif-containing protein 16-like, whose product is MAQKGVQLDRETFSCCICLDLLKDPVTIPCGHSYCMNCIKSYWDEKDKKEIHHCPQCRQAFSPRPLLLKSTMLAALVEEMKKTGLQAAPTDHCAVHYAGPDDVACDVCTGSKLKAFKSCLACLASFCEQHLQTHYDSAPLKKHKLVEPSKKLQENICSHHDEVMKMFCRTDQQSICYLCSVDGHKGHDTVSVAAERTKKQRELEGSRQNIQQRIQDGEENVKKLQQEVEAINRSADKAVDDSEKMFTELIRLMEKIISDVKQQVRSQQKIEASRVKELQETLEQEITELKRKDAELEKLSHTEDHNQFLQNCPSLPQLGQSTLSSSINTQPLRYFENVTAAVSQVRDKLQKVLSDKWTVAMSEVTHKLQEDQREKLTAAASKVRHNVSPTGRAELLKYSCEITLNPNTADKCLILSERNRKATVETQQQCNFKDRDSFLGWFQVLSKESLTGRCYWEVEWSGEGVHIVVAYQNISKTKSWSDRRYGLNGKSWVLCCQKKNCTFLYNTVHTPVSGPVSSRIGVYLDHSAGILSFYSISDTLTLLHRVKTSFTEPLYAGLQFPYFGVTAEFLNSNRQSSLSGLRYLQNLLR